The Zygotorulaspora mrakii chromosome 4, complete sequence nucleotide sequence GTTTGTACATGATCCAAGCAAAGCTATATGGGGTACATGTGCTGGACTAATTTATCTGTCAAAGGAACTCTCgaatgaaaaggaacttGTAAAGCCGCTGAATTTATTGAAGGTTAAGGTTAAGAGAAATGCATTCGGTAGACAAGCTCAATCCTTCATTAAGGATTgtgatttttcaagctttATCCCAGACTGCACTGACTTTCCTACTGTTTTCATTAGAGCACCAGTCATTGAAACAATTCTTGATCCGCAAGAAGTATTGCCACTATACACGTTAGATAATGGCTTGATTGTTGCCGCGACTCAGGGTAAAAACATATTGGCGACATCATTTCATCCGGAATTAGCTGAAAATGACAGCAGGTTTCATGATTggtttatcaaaaaatttgtacTCAAACAACTATGATTTCTTTTACAGTCCGCATAGTTGTTCCATGTAGCAATATCCTTTTATTGTCATAAAGATTACTTGGGACAACGATTTTGTTTCCTTTTATCTGCTGTACATCCTGTATTCTAATTAGGTTTAATGACCCCAAAGCATTGAAGACTAATGTTTTgcattcttcaattttatctAGATCATCAATCGAACTATTATTTATTCTCTTTAAGGTTGTGTAACCATAAGGAGAGtcatttttccatttttgaaaatgattctCTTGAATTCTAGCTTCAATGGCATCTAGAAGCAGCCACCAATTCAGCGTATTGACTTTTCTGACGTTCAATACCTGACATTTGCTCGGTATAACAAGC carries:
- the SNO1 gene encoding putative pyridoxal 5'-phosphate synthase (similar to Saccharomyces cerevisiae SNO1 (YMR095C); ancestral locus Anc_2.466), which gives rise to MGKCVGILALQGAFIEHIQHLEKCITENKYDLSVTTVKTPEELEICDALIIPGGESTSMSLIAQRTGMYPHLLKFVHDPSKAIWGTCAGLIYLSKELSNEKELVKPLNLLKVKVKRNAFGRQAQSFIKDCDFSSFIPDCTDFPTVFIRAPVIETILDPQEVLPLYTLDNGLIVAATQGKNILATSFHPELAENDSRFHDWFIKKFVLKQL